In Acaryochloris marina S15, a single genomic region encodes these proteins:
- a CDS encoding low molecular weight protein tyrosine phosphatase family protein: MLKILFVCSRNQWRSPTAEQVWKNHSGLQVRSAGTSPKAKRTLSMADIRWADVILVMEKKHKNRILAQFKQWVDHTPIHILDIPDDYQYMDPDLVEHLQDVVPGYVEEGLRANSSDAQFT, encoded by the coding sequence ATGCTGAAGATATTGTTTGTCTGTAGTCGTAACCAGTGGCGCAGCCCAACCGCAGAGCAAGTCTGGAAAAATCATTCAGGCTTGCAGGTGCGATCCGCAGGTACCAGTCCCAAGGCTAAACGGACCCTTTCGATGGCCGATATTCGTTGGGCCGATGTGATCCTAGTGATGGAGAAGAAGCATAAAAATCGAATTCTAGCCCAATTTAAGCAATGGGTGGACCATACCCCCATTCATATTCTGGATATCCCAGATGATTATCAGTACATGGACCCAGACTTAGTCGAGCATCTCCAAGATGTAGTGCCTGGGTATGTAGAGGAGGGACTTAGGGCGAACTCCAGTGATGCTCAGTTTACATAA
- a CDS encoding cupin domain-containing protein gives MKITQIQTLPDEIVRHNAAISKKVMLRSGDIPQLTQFSQARFPAGQMAKAHSHPDMYEVFFVEAGTGQMQIEGMAHPLTPGICITVEPHEVHEVVNTGQEDLVLTYFGLQAAGV, from the coding sequence ATGAAAATCACCCAAATTCAAACTCTGCCTGACGAAATTGTTCGCCATAATGCTGCTATCTCTAAAAAGGTGATGTTGAGATCGGGGGATATTCCTCAACTGACTCAATTTTCGCAAGCTCGTTTCCCTGCAGGTCAAATGGCCAAAGCGCATTCCCATCCAGATATGTATGAAGTGTTTTTTGTGGAAGCCGGAACGGGGCAGATGCAGATTGAAGGAATGGCTCATCCCTTAACACCGGGTATTTGTATCACGGTAGAACCCCATGAAGTACATGAGGTGGTGAATACAGGGCAAGAAGACCTGGTATTAACCTATTTTGGTTTGCAGGCAGCTGGAGTTTAA
- the leuC gene encoding 3-isopropylmalate dehydratase large subunit, with protein sequence MSQGTLFDKVWDLHTVDVLPSGQTQLFIGLHLIHEVTSPQAFTMLQDRGLKVLYPQRTVATVDHIVPTENQARPFADVLAEEMMQALEQSCQDHGITFHNIGSGKQGIVHVIAPEQGLTQPGMTIACGDSHTSTHGAFGAIAFGIGTSQVRDVLASQTLALAKLKVRKVEVNGTLPPGVYAKDVILHIIRTLGVKGGVGYAYEFAGTTFEQMSMDERMTVCNMSIEGGARCGYINPDAITFEYLKGREASPKGADWDRAVEWWQSIRSDTDAVYDDVIVFDAQDISPTVTWGITPGQGIGIDESIPGLDHFTDADQPIASEAYKYMDLQPGQPIQGTKVDVCFIGSCTNGRISDLREAAQFAQGHQVATGVKAFVVPGSEQVKQQAESEGLHHIFEQAGFEWREPGCSMCLAMNPDKLQGRQLSASSSNRNFKGRQGSASGRTLLMSPAMVVAAAIKGEVADVRQISKASS encoded by the coding sequence ATGAGCCAGGGCACCCTATTTGATAAAGTTTGGGATTTACATACCGTAGATGTACTCCCCTCTGGCCAGACCCAGCTATTTATTGGCCTCCATCTTATCCATGAAGTGACAAGCCCTCAAGCCTTTACGATGCTGCAAGATCGGGGGCTAAAGGTGTTGTACCCACAGCGAACGGTGGCAACGGTCGATCACATTGTACCGACGGAAAATCAGGCGCGTCCCTTTGCCGATGTGCTGGCAGAAGAAATGATGCAGGCCTTGGAGCAGAGCTGCCAAGATCATGGTATTACCTTTCATAATATTGGCTCTGGTAAGCAGGGCATTGTGCATGTCATTGCGCCAGAGCAAGGTTTAACACAACCGGGCATGACGATTGCCTGTGGTGATAGCCATACTTCGACTCATGGGGCTTTTGGTGCGATCGCATTTGGTATTGGAACGAGTCAGGTGCGAGATGTGCTCGCTTCCCAGACCCTCGCCCTCGCCAAGCTCAAGGTGCGCAAAGTTGAAGTCAACGGTACTTTGCCGCCTGGCGTGTATGCCAAAGATGTGATTTTGCACATCATTCGGACCCTTGGCGTGAAAGGGGGCGTGGGCTATGCCTATGAATTTGCCGGAACCACGTTTGAGCAAATGAGTATGGATGAGCGGATGACCGTCTGCAATATGTCCATCGAAGGGGGAGCGCGCTGTGGCTATATCAATCCTGACGCCATTACCTTTGAGTATCTCAAGGGGCGGGAAGCCTCCCCTAAAGGTGCAGATTGGGACCGAGCGGTGGAGTGGTGGCAGAGTATTCGCAGTGATACAGATGCAGTGTATGACGATGTGATCGTTTTTGATGCCCAGGATATCTCACCCACTGTCACCTGGGGTATTACGCCGGGTCAGGGCATTGGCATTGATGAGTCGATTCCTGGTCTCGACCACTTTACGGATGCCGATCAGCCCATTGCCTCTGAAGCCTACAAATATATGGATTTGCAGCCGGGGCAACCGATTCAAGGGACTAAGGTGGATGTTTGTTTTATTGGCAGTTGTACCAATGGCAGAATCAGTGACCTTCGCGAGGCTGCCCAGTTTGCCCAAGGCCACCAGGTTGCAACAGGGGTAAAAGCATTTGTGGTGCCAGGGTCAGAGCAAGTCAAACAGCAGGCCGAATCTGAAGGGTTACATCATATTTTTGAACAAGCTGGATTTGAATGGCGAGAGCCGGGATGTTCCATGTGTTTGGCCATGAATCCCGATAAACTTCAAGGGCGGCAGCTGAGTGCTTCTTCTTCTAATCGGAATTTCAAAGGACGGCAGGGGTCAGCCTCTGGACGAACCTTGCTGATGAGTCCGGCCATGGTAGTGGCCGCGGCCATCAAAGGTGAGGTTGCGGATGTCCGCCAAATCTCTAAGGCTAGCTCATAA
- a CDS encoding glycosyltransferase family 2 protein — MLKQTDIDWLERIVWCLVIILGGFWLWSQFQERLILADLATFWRQMQAVFTPEANRLDRLLLPTAIGGTFVFCLKTISPQPLLWSRATISILLVGLGVRYELWRLFNTLNLSDPLNGTLSILLFVMELMAFTNTAAFMLQTIPSIDRSPEADRLSQAVISGAYQPWVDVLIPTYNEPPDVLRRTIIGCQAMKYDHKRVYLLDDLRRPHIRELAQELDCNYVIRPNNDHAKAGNLNHAIAKTDGDLIVVFDADFIPTTNFLTRTVGFFQDEKVALLQTPQNFYNEDPIGVNLGLQEVLTNEQALFFRYIQPSRDVTNSVICCGSSFVIRRTALAEIGGIPTESITEDFFTSLKLQSLGYKIKYLNEALSAGMSPENMGAYIDQRLRWGQGTLQSMFCPANVFTIPGLNLLQRVSHSLGLLYWCLSVPRFIFLVMPLSYLLFELAPLRATIDGVLFFYLPYFVCNAISFSWMTEGRRSAFWSDVYETILCIPMMLTVIQTLRNPFGKAFKVTPKGIAANRLHINWHLLLPLVVLIVLSLFGLGMRIFYAPWSTANPDSLKINIVWTTYNLILLYICVLVNIDVPQRQHSRFDRQFPCELQINGEWLLGRSINISEGGAAVRLNRKWKQPPADKLGLLRIPGLKTELKVEIRWKQNSDSGPFFVGLRFIDCDVVQLRSLIPFLYCQPNQWTEQKVPEHLTVWALFQSVFRLYALAESRG, encoded by the coding sequence ATGCTTAAACAGACTGATATCGATTGGCTGGAACGGATTGTCTGGTGCTTAGTAATTATCCTAGGAGGCTTTTGGCTGTGGAGCCAGTTTCAAGAACGGTTGATCCTAGCTGACTTAGCTACATTTTGGCGACAGATGCAGGCAGTGTTTACCCCTGAAGCCAATCGTCTGGATCGGTTACTATTGCCAACGGCTATCGGCGGCACCTTTGTTTTTTGTCTCAAAACCATTAGTCCCCAACCTCTGTTGTGGAGCCGTGCTACCATTTCCATTTTGTTAGTGGGACTAGGTGTACGGTATGAGCTGTGGCGGCTATTTAACACCTTAAATTTGTCCGATCCCCTCAATGGCACCCTCAGCATTTTGCTGTTTGTCATGGAGTTAATGGCTTTCACCAACACGGCAGCCTTTATGCTGCAAACCATTCCCAGCATTGATCGCAGTCCCGAAGCCGATCGCCTGTCTCAAGCTGTCATCAGCGGCGCGTATCAGCCCTGGGTAGACGTTTTAATTCCCACCTATAATGAGCCACCTGACGTCCTCCGACGCACCATTATTGGCTGTCAGGCCATGAAGTATGACCACAAGCGGGTCTATCTTTTGGATGATCTGCGACGTCCCCATATTCGCGAACTGGCTCAAGAGCTGGACTGCAACTACGTCATCCGTCCCAATAATGACCATGCAAAGGCAGGGAATCTCAATCATGCGATCGCAAAAACAGACGGCGATTTAATCGTTGTTTTTGATGCTGATTTTATCCCCACCACCAACTTCTTGACCCGCACAGTCGGATTCTTCCAAGATGAGAAAGTCGCGTTATTACAAACCCCCCAGAACTTTTATAACGAAGACCCCATTGGGGTTAATTTGGGACTACAAGAGGTGCTCACTAACGAGCAAGCCCTGTTCTTTCGCTATATCCAACCCAGTCGGGATGTCACCAACTCCGTTATTTGCTGCGGGTCTTCCTTTGTGATCCGGCGCACGGCATTGGCTGAGATTGGCGGTATTCCCACAGAAAGTATCACGGAAGACTTCTTTACCTCTTTGAAGTTGCAGTCCTTGGGCTACAAGATTAAATATCTCAATGAAGCCCTTTCAGCTGGCATGTCGCCTGAAAATATGGGGGCTTATATTGACCAGCGTTTACGGTGGGGCCAGGGAACCTTACAATCCATGTTTTGCCCCGCCAATGTCTTCACCATTCCCGGCTTGAACCTATTGCAGCGAGTCTCCCATTCCCTGGGATTACTGTACTGGTGCCTTTCTGTCCCCCGGTTCATCTTTTTGGTGATGCCCCTGTCCTACCTACTCTTTGAGCTGGCTCCCCTGCGAGCAACGATTGACGGGGTTCTCTTTTTCTACCTGCCCTATTTTGTCTGTAATGCCATCTCTTTTTCTTGGATGACGGAGGGACGGCGGTCGGCATTTTGGTCAGATGTCTATGAAACCATCCTCTGCATTCCCATGATGCTGACGGTCATTCAAACCCTGAGAAATCCCTTTGGCAAAGCTTTTAAAGTGACCCCTAAGGGCATTGCGGCTAATCGTTTACATATCAATTGGCATTTGCTATTGCCCCTAGTGGTCCTGATTGTGCTGTCCTTGTTCGGTTTGGGCATGCGCATTTTTTATGCCCCTTGGAGTACGGCCAATCCAGATAGCCTCAAAATCAACATTGTTTGGACCACCTATAACCTGATCCTCCTGTACATTTGCGTTCTGGTTAATATCGATGTGCCTCAGCGGCAGCATTCTCGGTTTGACCGTCAGTTTCCCTGCGAACTCCAAATCAATGGGGAATGGTTGTTAGGACGGAGCATCAATATTTCGGAAGGAGGAGCTGCCGTTCGCTTGAACCGGAAATGGAAACAACCGCCTGCCGATAAGTTAGGTCTACTGAGGATTCCGGGCTTAAAAACTGAGTTAAAAGTTGAAATTCGTTGGAAACAAAATAGCGATTCTGGACCGTTTTTTGTGGGATTGCGATTTATTGACTGTGATGTAGTGCAGTTGCGATCGCTCATTCCATTTCTCTACTGCCAACCCAACCAATGGACGGAACAAAAAGTCCCTGAACATTTAACCGTTTGGGCCCTCTTTCAGTCTGTATTCCGCCTCTATGCTTTAGCAGAAAGCCGTGGCTAG
- a CDS encoding FGGY-family carbohydrate kinase, translating into MEYSLGVDFGTSGTRAIVIDQQNQVLAEASCTFPGLSPKERIDCWQHALWELIGEIPADVRSHLQAIAINGTSSTILLCDENGIPLYPPQMYNDTCDPASLELLTSLAPAGHPVLSASSSLAKLLGMSRTVDMTSVRYLMHQADWLAFLLHGRPGLSDDHNSLKLGYDPAMTVACCPQDIGRIAAYPDWFHQPPLSQLLPLLPQVIRPGAPIGPIQPRLARQFGIPSECQICAGTTDSVAAFIASGATQPGMAVTSLGSTLVLKLLSPTRIDLANYGIYSHRLGDYWLVGGASNTGGAVLQSFFSTPELIELSQHIDPSQPSPLNYYPLLKPGERFPINDPLLEPQLTPRPEDPVEFLQGLLDSMARIEAQGYHLLETHGASPLKAVYTAGGGAQNTVWQTIRQRHLQVPCYAAQHQQAAYGTALLAAHGSPL; encoded by the coding sequence ATGGAATATTCCTTAGGAGTTGACTTTGGCACATCAGGGACCCGAGCAATTGTCATTGATCAACAGAACCAAGTCCTGGCAGAAGCTAGTTGTACGTTTCCGGGGCTATCCCCAAAGGAGCGTATAGACTGCTGGCAACATGCCCTATGGGAATTAATCGGTGAGATCCCGGCAGACGTGCGATCGCATCTACAAGCCATCGCCATTAACGGTACTTCCTCCACCATTTTGCTCTGCGATGAGAACGGCATTCCTCTCTATCCACCGCAGATGTATAACGACACCTGCGATCCAGCTAGTTTAGAACTGCTCACCAGCTTGGCTCCTGCGGGTCATCCTGTACTCAGTGCTAGTTCTAGCTTGGCAAAACTGCTGGGTATGAGCCGCACCGTGGATATGACCTCAGTTCGCTATCTGATGCATCAGGCTGATTGGTTAGCCTTCTTATTGCATGGCCGCCCAGGACTCAGTGATGATCACAATAGTTTGAAACTAGGATACGATCCTGCGATGACCGTTGCTTGCTGTCCGCAGGACATAGGCCGCATCGCAGCGTATCCCGACTGGTTCCACCAGCCACCCCTCAGCCAGCTTCTGCCTTTGCTGCCTCAAGTCATCAGACCCGGCGCACCCATTGGCCCCATTCAACCTCGCCTTGCCCGTCAGTTTGGCATCCCCTCGGAGTGTCAAATTTGTGCAGGCACCACAGATAGCGTTGCCGCCTTTATTGCCAGCGGAGCGACTCAACCAGGGATGGCCGTCACGTCCCTTGGCTCTACCCTTGTCCTCAAGCTATTGAGTCCTACCCGGATCGATCTGGCCAACTACGGCATCTATAGTCATCGCCTCGGAGATTACTGGCTTGTAGGCGGTGCATCCAATACGGGTGGAGCTGTACTTCAATCTTTTTTCTCCACCCCAGAACTCATTGAACTCAGCCAGCACATTGACCCCAGCCAGCCTAGTCCCTTGAACTACTACCCACTGCTTAAGCCTGGAGAACGATTTCCCATTAATGATCCCCTTCTGGAGCCACAGCTCACCCCTCGCCCAGAGGATCCTGTGGAGTTTTTGCAGGGTCTACTAGACAGCATGGCTCGCATCGAAGCCCAGGGATATCATCTATTAGAAACTCATGGCGCGTCTCCCTTGAAGGCAGTTTATACTGCTGGCGGGGGTGCCCAAAACACGGTCTGGCAAACTATTCGTCAACGCCATCTTCAGGTCCCTTGTTATGCCGCTCAGCATCAACAAGCCGCCTATGGCACTGCCCTGCTTGCTGCCCATGGATCGCCCCTATGA
- a CDS encoding NUDIX domain-containing protein, which produces MKFNNRPNRCIEVSGKTCWISRDVTVLGVIFFVIGETAYIPLGLRGDQMPTEPGKWGLPGGYLDYDETAGEAIVREIWEELGLNIPHLQSQYPFQGALDQPYYVGSRPLRLQNVSLRFPMMFFLENTTQLPSLQPQVAVDEVAETRWYELEEAINMQLAFNHNGIMKHCLESYYKDIWSPALLSS; this is translated from the coding sequence GTGAAATTCAACAATCGCCCCAATCGTTGTATTGAAGTTTCAGGTAAGACCTGTTGGATTAGTCGAGATGTGACGGTGTTAGGCGTTATCTTTTTTGTGATTGGAGAGACGGCGTATATCCCTTTGGGATTAAGAGGGGACCAAATGCCGACAGAGCCGGGGAAATGGGGACTGCCGGGTGGTTATCTTGACTATGATGAAACTGCTGGAGAAGCGATTGTTCGAGAAATATGGGAAGAACTGGGACTTAATATTCCCCATCTTCAGAGCCAGTATCCGTTTCAGGGAGCTTTAGATCAGCCCTATTATGTGGGGTCTCGACCGTTACGGCTGCAAAATGTGTCCCTGCGGTTTCCGATGATGTTTTTCTTGGAAAATACGACTCAACTGCCGTCGTTACAACCTCAAGTTGCCGTCGATGAGGTGGCTGAAACCCGGTGGTATGAATTGGAAGAGGCCATCAATATGCAGTTGGCGTTTAACCATAACGGCATTATGAAGCACTGCTTAGAAAGCTACTACAAAGATATTTGGTCTCCTGCCCTTCTCTCTTCCTGA
- a CDS encoding diacylglycerol/polyprenol kinase family protein — MTVFALPSPPSSITAQLLLVGIWLGIVIGSAELLKRLITTDPEITRKVVHIGTGNVILLAWWLDVPTWVGIAASVIFSIVTLLSYRYPILSSVSGVGRKSLGTFFYALSIGILIAWFWPLKLPQYAAIGILTMTWGDGLAALIGQRFGRHPYQAWGMKKSWEGSLSMAVVSCLIIYGILWITQGNIMATWVSAVAISVIVSTLEAFSKWGVDNLTVPIASAALGFVFNEFWLT; from the coding sequence TTGACCGTGTTTGCATTGCCAAGCCCACCTAGTTCCATTACCGCTCAACTCTTGCTGGTGGGAATATGGCTAGGAATTGTGATCGGAAGTGCTGAACTCCTGAAGCGACTGATCACTACTGATCCTGAAATCACCCGTAAAGTAGTGCATATTGGCACAGGCAATGTCATTTTGTTGGCTTGGTGGCTGGATGTGCCCACTTGGGTTGGTATTGCAGCTTCGGTCATTTTTAGCATTGTTACTCTGCTCTCCTACCGTTACCCCATTTTGTCTAGTGTGAGTGGCGTAGGGCGCAAAAGTTTAGGGACCTTTTTCTATGCCTTGAGCATCGGCATCCTGATTGCTTGGTTTTGGCCCTTAAAGCTGCCTCAATATGCTGCCATTGGTATTTTGACTATGACTTGGGGTGATGGCTTGGCGGCTCTAATTGGCCAGCGATTTGGCCGACATCCCTATCAAGCCTGGGGAATGAAAAAGAGTTGGGAAGGCTCTTTGAGTATGGCAGTCGTCAGCTGTCTGATCATCTATGGGATTTTGTGGATCACCCAGGGCAATATTATGGCAACTTGGGTGAGTGCTGTTGCTATTTCCGTGATTGTTTCTACCCTAGAAGCCTTTTCCAAATGGGGAGTTGACAACCTGACAGTGCCTATTGCCAGTGCGGCCTTGGGCTTTGTTTTTAATGAGTTTTGGCTAACATAG
- a CDS encoding HlyD family secretion protein produces the protein MTSGIENFPNNDPTYQLDKEKEAPTPSKPLSLPSRQTVFKFLRLGTGIGVLAILGSYLWRSQTSVVSHQAYINAPILSLHSPMQGQLTLNNLTPGETLTAGTQIGQVQNVRTPEIEVNRQQLQSQLRLNQSQLRLLQQKIANRRQLLAEFSQKLVLQQNYQATFHTQQIRLQEAQLRDAQHAAKLANVQAERYGSLVKAGAVSRDRADQAMTAAQRANEVVRNRQADLSQARAEQAASANGLQLSGSKTFSLPDIRARELRTEIADLEEQVQVLRTQIEQDNLKIAHISEQLTLKQNAPITVPTDSVVWSVERRSGALGQHVDSGDALIKLLDCKQVWVDAFMAEEDVRSLQIGSAVNVRLLTDGQQDQIEGRIQSIRSGVGRVVTGQDVALPPPELVKRAVAVRIMLASEDLKPERFCSVGRSVEVVVSR, from the coding sequence ATGACTTCTGGTATCGAGAATTTCCCCAATAATGATCCAACTTACCAATTAGACAAAGAGAAAGAAGCTCCCACACCATCTAAGCCTTTATCTTTGCCTTCTAGGCAAACCGTCTTTAAATTCTTGCGCCTAGGGACTGGGATTGGTGTTCTGGCAATTTTAGGGTCTTACCTGTGGCGTAGCCAAACCTCAGTGGTTAGCCACCAAGCCTATATCAATGCCCCTATCCTGTCCCTGCATTCTCCGATGCAAGGTCAGTTAACCCTCAACAATTTAACCCCAGGGGAAACCTTAACTGCTGGCACTCAAATTGGACAAGTCCAAAATGTGCGTACTCCCGAAATAGAAGTCAATCGTCAACAACTTCAGTCGCAGTTGCGATTAAACCAATCTCAACTGCGACTCCTACAACAAAAAATTGCCAACCGACGACAACTCCTGGCTGAATTCTCACAAAAGTTAGTGTTACAGCAGAACTACCAAGCCACCTTTCATACTCAGCAAATCAGACTCCAAGAGGCCCAGCTACGGGATGCCCAACATGCAGCCAAGCTGGCGAATGTACAAGCTGAGCGGTACGGCTCCTTAGTCAAAGCAGGGGCGGTATCCCGAGATCGAGCAGACCAAGCCATGACTGCAGCCCAACGGGCCAATGAAGTGGTGCGAAATCGCCAGGCCGATCTGAGTCAAGCCCGAGCAGAGCAAGCTGCCAGTGCCAATGGTTTACAGCTCAGTGGCTCTAAGACCTTTAGTCTGCCCGATATTCGAGCCCGGGAACTGCGGACCGAGATTGCTGATTTAGAAGAGCAAGTCCAGGTCTTACGCACCCAAATTGAGCAAGATAATCTTAAAATCGCTCATATTTCCGAACAGCTCACCCTCAAGCAAAATGCACCCATTACAGTACCCACAGATAGCGTGGTGTGGTCTGTAGAACGGCGCAGTGGCGCTCTAGGACAACATGTGGATAGTGGTGACGCCCTCATTAAGCTATTGGATTGTAAGCAGGTCTGGGTCGATGCCTTTATGGCTGAAGAAGATGTTCGAAGCCTGCAAATAGGCTCTGCGGTCAATGTTCGACTACTCACCGATGGCCAGCAAGATCAAATTGAAGGTCGCATCCAATCCATTCGCTCCGGGGTAGGTCGAGTGGTCACCGGACAAGACGTCGCTCTGCCGCCTCCAGAATTAGTTAAACGCGCCGTTGCTGTGCGAATCATGCTGGCTTCTGAGGACCTGAAGCCTGAACGGTTTTGTAGTGTCGGCCGCAGTGTCGAAGTTGTCGTCTCTCGCTAA
- a CDS encoding translation initiation factor produces MGKKQRPQSDRQVYSEFGNAQAPDPTSRPDPPPAQQTLKIQVSRKGRKGKTVTIISGFQSQSATLADLTKRLKAQCGAGGTLKDKEIEVQGDHRQKLADYLKKQGYPVKFVGG; encoded by the coding sequence ATGGGTAAGAAACAGCGTCCTCAATCCGATCGCCAAGTGTACAGTGAATTTGGCAATGCTCAAGCGCCCGACCCAACGTCGCGTCCCGACCCACCCCCCGCTCAACAGACATTAAAAATCCAGGTTTCCCGCAAGGGTCGTAAAGGCAAAACCGTAACGATTATCAGTGGATTTCAAAGCCAATCAGCAACACTTGCCGATTTAACGAAAAGGCTCAAAGCCCAATGCGGTGCAGGTGGCACCCTCAAAGACAAAGAAATTGAGGTCCAAGGCGATCATCGCCAAAAGCTCGCAGACTACCTCAAAAAACAGGGTTATCCAGTTAAATTTGTGGGTGGCTAA
- a CDS encoding Spy/CpxP family protein refolding chaperone, protein MKFRSSLLIAAVLLPTVGLVNMGQPSQAQPDQNPSTVLAQRQKLSPEERAAKREKRAAQFKQTLGLTDTQVTQIKSIRDSYRPKMKTLRQEAKTLRDGGANKDQLQALRQQRKELRQQMYNDIKAELTPEQAQKLEELKAQRKAQKRSRRRR, encoded by the coding sequence ATGAAGTTCCGTTCTTCACTTTTAATCGCAGCAGTTCTTTTACCAACAGTTGGCCTAGTCAACATGGGGCAACCCTCTCAAGCCCAGCCCGACCAAAACCCATCCACTGTGCTGGCACAACGCCAAAAGCTGAGTCCAGAAGAACGGGCTGCCAAGCGGGAAAAGCGGGCTGCACAATTTAAGCAGACCCTAGGCTTAACGGATACCCAAGTCACTCAAATCAAATCTATTCGTGACTCCTATCGCCCCAAGATGAAAACCTTACGCCAAGAGGCGAAAACACTGCGTGACGGTGGTGCCAATAAAGACCAACTCCAAGCCCTTCGCCAGCAACGAAAAGAATTGCGTCAGCAAATGTACAACGATATCAAAGCTGAGCTGACACCCGAGCAAGCACAGAAATTAGAAGAACTCAAAGCTCAAAGAAAAGCCCAGAAGCGCAGTCGCCGTCGTCGCTAA
- the purU gene encoding formyltetrahydrofolate deformylase, producing MSAPTATLLISCPDQKGLVAKIAHFIAIHHGNIIHADHHTDFTHQLFLSRLEWSLDGFQLSRSQIGTQFSELAESLQANWQLHFSDRKPRMSIWVSKQDHCLLDLLWRQQAGDLPVEIPLIISNHNTLQPIAEQFNIDFYHLPVNKESKARQEKQQLALLKQYNIDLVVLAKYMQILSPQFIAAFSSTINIHHSFLPAFPGANPYQRAYKRGVKIIGATAHYVTEDLDEGPIIEQEVVRVSHRDSSDEFIRKGKDVERSVLARAVRLHLQNRVLVYNHRTVVFD from the coding sequence ATGTCGGCACCAACCGCGACGCTCCTCATTTCCTGTCCTGATCAAAAGGGGTTAGTGGCGAAGATTGCCCACTTTATTGCGATTCACCATGGCAACATCATCCACGCCGATCACCATACAGATTTCACCCATCAGCTGTTTCTCAGTCGTCTGGAATGGAGTTTAGATGGGTTTCAGTTATCGCGATCGCAAATCGGTACCCAATTCTCTGAACTGGCAGAATCCTTACAGGCCAACTGGCAGCTACACTTTTCCGACCGTAAGCCTCGCATGTCTATTTGGGTCAGCAAGCAGGATCATTGCCTATTGGATTTACTGTGGCGACAACAGGCTGGCGATCTTCCCGTCGAGATTCCCCTGATCATCAGCAACCACAACACCCTGCAACCGATTGCCGAACAATTCAACATCGACTTTTACCACTTACCTGTCAACAAAGAGAGTAAAGCTCGGCAAGAGAAACAGCAGCTGGCCTTACTCAAGCAATACAACATCGACTTGGTCGTCCTTGCCAAGTACATGCAAATCCTCAGTCCTCAATTTATTGCCGCCTTCTCCTCCACCATCAATATTCATCACTCCTTCCTGCCTGCCTTCCCAGGAGCGAACCCTTACCAGAGAGCCTATAAACGAGGCGTCAAAATTATTGGTGCCACGGCCCACTACGTCACCGAAGATTTGGACGAAGGCCCCATCATTGAACAAGAAGTGGTGCGGGTTAGCCACCGGGATTCTAGTGACGAATTTATCCGTAAGGGTAAAGATGTAGAACGTTCAGTGTTGGCCAGAGCGGTTCGTCTTCACCTGCAGAACCGGGTCTTGGTCTATAACCATCGCACCGTCGTTTTTGATTGA